Genomic segment of Jaculus jaculus isolate mJacJac1 chromosome 6, mJacJac1.mat.Y.cur, whole genome shotgun sequence:
ACGACAGCTCCCTCGCCCTCCCTGCAGGGCTTGGGTGGCCTGGGGCCGTCGCCCACAATGCATGGCTCCCCAGAGGGCAAAAGCTGCGCCTGCTGGGTACGATCGGTCGGAACATACTTGGACTTGATCACCACGCACGTGGCGTCAATTACAAAAATGCCTTCTCCACGAGCCGGACCCCGGGAAGTGCGGGGAAGGGTGTGGGCGCGTCGGGTCTCCTTCCAGACCTCCGGGGTCTCGGATTCTGCTCCCTGTCTAGGACCCAGGATTTCTCTCCATCCCGTGCCTCCAGGAGCCCAGGGCCTGGGGAGGGTCTGGCTATGCCTGGGCTGCTTTTTAGGGGAAGAAATCCAACCTTTGGAACGCCAGATctgttctcttccttctttcccttccctggaGCCCCGGAGGTGGTGCCTGGCCCTGGGAGCGGGACGCGGGGGGCTGCTTTGAACCGTGGTCGCGCACCCAGCCGCAGGCGCTAGCTCTGTGCCGGGATTCCCGGTGGGGTTGGCTTGGGAACGGCCTTCGCTGCCACGGTGgagaggagcagcagcagcagcagcagcagcagctaggcCCAAGCTTTTCTCCGCAGCCCCCGGGCTGGGCTCCGGCTTCGCTCCGGTCGCCCCACAGCCCGGAGCTCCTCCTAAGAGACCCCGCCCCTGTCGCAGACCCCAAGCCCCGAGGACGTCCCGATAGATTCGAGGATCCAGCCTCTTCTTTGGACGACCTCCACCATCTGTCCTGGTCGTGGTGACAACTGGGGTGGATGGGGCGGGCGCCTGGGAGGGCTCGGGGCCTCGCTTCGTCCCCAAGGTCCTGTGGGGGCCTTCGTAAGAAGGAGGAGCCACGTAGGGCGGTGGTCGGTCCCAGCGGCGTCTCGGGGCCGTGCTGGCGGCACCTCTCAGCAGGAGGTGGGCCTCGTAGCTGGGGGGGCCCGGCCTCCGACCTCCCCACGGCCCCGCCCACGCCGCCCGGGGCTCACCGTGCGGTGGCGCGGATGGACGGGACGCTCGGGCCACCTGCCCCGAGCGGTCGACTCGCGCGGGACCGGGGAGCCCCGCAGACTGGGCCGCCCGTAGGGCGTTCCGGGGCTCGGGGCGGGGCTGCCCCAGGGGGCTCCGTCGGACCCCTCCAGCCTTGCGCTTTTTTCTTTCGGTCTCCTTGGTCTCCCGCTCCTGCGATGCCgctttccttttctcttgctcCCGGGCTCGGACCTCGGCTGGGGGCCCCGGCCGCCAGTTGGTGGCCTCCTGCAGCACCCTGGAGGCCCAGGGTCGGCGGGGTGGCGGCTCAGGGGATCCCTGGCGCGGCCGACACCTGGAACAATGAGCGGGAACCCAGGTAAGCAGTCGGCGGAAGGGAGGGTGCCGGGGTCCTGAACGCTGGGAGCCCCGGAGACCACCAGGGGCAGCCGTGGTGAAGGGTTcgtgtgggtgtgagtgtgtgcacgtgcgtcTGTGTTAGGGCTGAAGTGGAGATGACACTCCTCGCACACTTTACCAGCGACTGCCCTAATTCACCTCGCACCCCTTTCCGCTCCCGCTCCTGTCCCCCAGAACAGCGCTCAATGAGTCAGGCCCCAGCCCTCaaggagtgggagagggaggcacGGGAAGAGAAAGAACCACtgcctgctggtgtctgtggGGATGTCTGAACCCCACTCCCCGCCCCACCGCCGGCTCCCCTTCACTCCTTTCACTCACGTGCGGTTCTGGGGCCTGGGAGCCCAGTGGATGGCCTGGACGTCCATGGACTGTCGAGAAGGGGCGCGGCGACTGTAATGACAGGAAATAGTCTTCACTTCGATCACCAACAGCTTGGACTTCTGCACCCAGAGGCAGCTGCCAGACTCCTCATCCTGGAGCTCCTGGGGGCTGCCGGGCCCCTCGGAGAAGAGCGGGCCATCCAGCAtcctgccccaccccaccccggccCCCCACCCTCCCACCCGCCCCGTGAGCCCCCTCCCAGCCCAGGGAGCCGGCGCCCACTGCAGAGCGGTTGGCCTAGAGACTGGGAACTATATATACCCAGGCACACGTGTGtgcctgtctgtgtgtgtgtgtgtgcgcgcgcgcgcatgtgacACGCCGCGGATGCTACCTCCCCCATGTGCACGGCCGCCCCCTGGGGCTTGGGATTGGACGCCCCTTCCCACAGCTCTTGTCCTCCAAGCCTCATGGGACCCGCTCGGGTGCGAGAGCGTGGGGGAAGGACTTCTGGTTCTTGCCAAGCTTCTAGTGTCCCCTACTCTAGCCCCCATTTCTTCATCCTCCTGGCCGATTTAACCCTTTGCTCTCCTgcttgtcagattggccactgGGGTTCCACCTCTTGACTTCCTGCCTGGACTCCTTTACCTGACCAGGAGTGGTGAGAGTAGAACTCAATGGCTCTGCCTGGTACTCGGCTGGTTTCCATGGGTTTGGGGTGCAGGAGGGGCTGACCCACAGTTGGGGGCGCTATTTTTAGCGTCAGTGGCATTCGGGTGCGGGTGCAGAGATGAGTAACTAGCTTCTAAGCGGAGGAGAGGAGGCGGTCGTTTTTAGGAAGCTTTTGTGAGACTCTGGGGGACAGCTGCTCCCCTAAGCTCAAAAACCGGTGTCTCCTGCACCCTTTACTCTCCGTTTCACTACTGCTGGCACAGCAGTGGCCACACAGTCAGTCTTGGCCACCTGAGCTGCTCCCATTCTAGATATTTGTCCTTGGACACCCAGGAGCTCCCCTCAACCAGCAGCAGGCCCTTTCCCACCCCCCCAATCCAGAAGCCAGGATTCTGGGGTTGCACGGTTCTGTGCCCACACAGCTCTGCTCAACCTTATGGAGGACGGATTACTTATATACCCTTGCACACTTacatggggcggggggggaggaaGACTGGTGTGCTTCCTTGGCAAAGCCAAATCCCCTagcaactaaaataataaaagtggcTTCTCTTTCCCAGTGTGGGGTTCTCCATCATAACCGCCACTATGCCTAGTTCACTAAGCCTGTCTGAAGGGGAGTTCATCTTCCGCACTCAGTCTCACCTGGGGGTTGTTGCTTACATCCACGTCGTCCCTCCCCCTGAGCCTATACCAAGTGTCCCGATTCACCATGGTAATGTTAGTGGCAGCACAACCCACGCCAACCCTTCCGTGCAGAGACATAGCAACCATGCTTGGCAACCATGGCAGCAGCTCCAAAGGAAGAAAGGGATGTGAGGAGGGGTGCAAGGAGGGGGGACAAAGAAGGCAGACATGGCTCCTCAGGAAGAAGGGACCATTTGCCTCTCTTAATAGAAGGTAGGCGCTGAGCTTCAAAATTGTCGTTTTTCCACTTCAGTTACATCCTCAGACTCTGAGACTGGTTGGTGGGGCTTTAGGGGGAAATGGGAAAGCAAGAGCTCCCAATTTGTTAAAACTATATAGAATATTTGGGTATAGGCCCTTTTAGAGGGGTTAGGGACCAGGATTGTTGTGGGGCAAAGGCAGGATTTACTGAGAAATAATAAAACCCAGGCCTCCTGCCCCCTAACTTGAACCTTAGAGAGAACCTAGACATCCCTTGTTCCATCCACCTCTCCCTCTTATTCCCATGTACCTACCAGCTGCACTGATGATGGCTTCTAAGCACTGTCATTCAGCTTTGGGTTCTACTAGAGTTCCACAGCTTTTTAAAGTCCTTACCTCCTCCCTAAACAAATCTTCCTTGAGGACGGTGACGAGACAGCTGCCCTTTTCACCATGCACTCCTCAGAAAATACTCTAATAGCTTGGAAGCCTTCCTCCCTCAAGCTTGGGAATGTGCTGAGTGAGCTGTGAAGGGGTGAACACAGAAGCAGGGGCTTGGCCATGCTGCAGCACTGGAAGCTAAGCTCTGAGAAGCACTTCCAGGTGCCCAGCTTCCCTGCGGCCCACCAGGAAGTCTGCTTTGGAAGAAACAATATGGTGCAGCAGGAGGTTCCTAAGAAGGCATAGGCACAGTGGTGGGTGAGCCAAGGACTCGCCAAAAAATGGCTCCTGACTTAAGATGGGAAGTTGTGTTGTACAGAAAAACTGGTGAAATGGTACCCAGGACTTGGCATCATGGTATATGGTGCCACTGCTACAGTCCATGTAGTTTCAGCAGATAATGGGCCTGATGGGGTAACCAAAATCTTGTTCTTCCTCCAACTCTGAGCCCATTCTTATCTTGGAATAAAGGTAAGGAATTTGTGGGCTAAAAATCCAGTCTAAGCCAagcttggtgacacacacctttaaattccagcacctggctgtttgaggtcaccctgtgactacaaagtgaattccagttcagcctgggctagagcaagacccttaaAAAGACCttacaaagcaaaataaatacatctttaaaaagtgaaatactgcccggcatggtggtgaatgtccttaatcccagcactcaggaagtagaggtaggaggattgccagaagtttgaggccaccctgacactacatagtaaattccaggtcagcctaagctagagcaagaccctacttcgaaaaccaaaaaaataaaagtaagtttattatttttttaaattgctcatttttatttacttatttgagagtaacagagagagaaagaggcagagagagaaaatgggtgcgccagggctttcaaccactgcaaatgaactccagatgcgtgcacccccttgtgcatctgactaacatgggtcctggaaaattgagccttgaacgggggtccttaggcttcacaggcaagtgcttaaccactaagccatctctccagcccgataagattatttatttgcaatgagaatgaagagcaagagaatgggcaaattAGGGCTaaggaactccaaatacatgtaccactttgtacatctagttttacttgggaatcaaacctggaacatTTGATTATGCATACAAAGGCCTTTAacagctgtgccatctccccagacctttttttttttttttttttttttggtgaggagaaaaacaagcaaagacAGACATACACTTTGAGTATGCCAAGGccttatgccactgcaaatgaactccagaatcatgcaccactttgtgcatctggctttatgtgggtattgtagAGTTGAGCCTGGACTGGCtcaagaagtgcctttaaccatgaaatcatctcctcagccctagctTTGCTTTTTACTAGCTGTTTGGAGCTAAGCTAGCTGCTGAGTCTATAGCTCACTTTCTAAAATTCTGTTAAAATTGGGATACTAATATTATCTAGTATTATTCTTATGATTTTAAATATCCTTACTCAAAAAAATCTGGTATCTGAGCCAGGtgttatggcacatgcctataattccagcacttagaaggctgagacaggagaattgctgtgagtttgaggcttgactgggctacataataaatttGAGGCCTGTCTGGTGTGTATTATGAAACTgtctccaataaaataaaataaaaaaataaaataaattgagggcttgagagatggcttagtagttaaggcacctgtctgcaaagccaaaggatccaggttggattccctaggatccacaaaGCCAGagacatgaagtggcacatgcagctggaattcatttgtagtggctagaggccctggcatgctcattctctctctctatctgcctctctctctaaattgataaataaaataaaaatacttttaaaaattgataggctggagagatggcttaatggttaaggcacttgcctgcaaagccaaaggacccaggttcaattacccagtacccatgtcagccagatgcacaaggtggcacgagTCTGGCATTTGCTTggattggctggaggccctggtgcacccattctgtctctcaaataaaataaaaattttaaaaaaagtgaaagctGGGTATattaatgcatgcctttaattccagcacttgggaggcaggggtaggatctCCATAAGTccaaagctagcctgggactacatgatgaatttcaggtcaatctgagctagagtgagactctaccttgaaaaacaaacaacaaaaacccccgaaattctctaaaatacaaaacACTTATGGTCCCATATATTTTGGGTAAGGAATACATAATCTGTGTAGTTAAAGCATGTAAATGTTGCCTGGAAcggtgtgtgtgtattattattgttgttaatgAGTTGAAGAAACTACAAGGAAGAATGGAGGAACTATCTATCAACTGTACAAATAAAACACTGCAATACCATGATGACAACCTTGTCGTTTAATTAGACTCACCATGAAAAGCAATAATCTCTGTTAATCACTCTTTCCTCCTCCACATAATCATCTACCTTCATATGCACCCTGCACAGGAACTCAAAAGTGCACCTCCCCACTTGAATCATGGGAAGAAATGGACACAAATGGACTCAGCCTCCTCCATACAGCACAAAACAGGatgaatgaaaacatttttatgaaGACTTTCAGTGTGCTATTATCTTAAGGTAGAGTCAGCAAAGAGACAAAGACAAAAGGCAGGGTGAAGTCTAGGGATCTCTCAGAGATCAGAATTTGCCGGAGGAGCACAGAGGTCATGGATCACCCAAAAGGGGGCTATGACTAAGGGAACATGGGGCAGGATTGGCTAGGCTTAAAGTTTTTCTCAAGTATATGTGTGAGGGAAAGGGCAGCTAaaaatactttctcttttttttccctcatgtCTTCCCTAGCTCACAGGCAGCAGGTTCCTGAAAGAGAACAAACTCAGTTCTCCCAGGATTTCATCCGATTCCCAGAGCTTTTGGCAGGCAGCAAAAGGTGGTGTCTCCCCTGGGGCTGCTGGACCCTTCCTGTGCTCAGGGCTTCTCTCCACCTGTGAGCACCAGTGCCTGCAGGATGTCAGACAGGGATACAATTCCCTTGACCACATCATTCTCATCCACCACTACCAGACGGTGAACCTGGCACAGAACAAGGAGGAATGTTTAGTGTCAGTTTAAGCTAGGGCGAGCCCCTCAGTCCCTACCCTCCTTGCCAAATCCCTCTCTCAAGACCACTCCCCTAATTTCCTTTGGTGTGGCtgtcctacctacctctgcttctaccAGCCTGTTGATGATGGTTTCCAGAGTCTCATGCAAGTAGCACTTGAGAACACCCTCAAAGTAGTGTGATCGATGTTGTAGGGCTTTGGTCACAGACACATCTAGGTTGTTATAGGTCTTTTCTGCTGCCAAAttctggggagaaagagagaggaagggcttGCAGTGTAACAAGGAAGCTCATCCCCAAACCCTGGGCCAACCCAACCTCACTTGAATTACTGAGAATAATTTTCAGCCCAGCCCATAAACCACCTCCTGGAACTGTTCAATACCAGCAGGTCACAGAAGAGATGCCTCCTTCTGCTCCCTCTCCACATCTCAACACCCCCTCCCTGCTTCCCTAcctcccaggccctccacagtCACTCACGATCACATCAAACTTGGAGTAGATGTCCACCACACGCCCTAAGGGTTGAGAGGCAACTCATGAGGAGGATCTGGCAGCATGGCTTCCCCAACCCATTAAATTGCTTTCCAAACTGAGCTGAGGGGAAAGCAGGATCTCCTGGAGCCCTCCTTCTCCTTGCCCAATCTCTTACCTTTTTCATCCACTACTGGCAGGGCAGAAACTCGATGCTGTACAAAGATGCCTAGAGCCACATAGACAGGGGTGGTAGTGCGGACCATAGCAATATTGGCATAGGTACCAATCTGTAGCTCTTCCAGAGATTTAGACATGAATTCTGGCTTTGGGAACTCTGTGATCTGAGGAAAAAACTATCAGCTTTCTGGAAATACAGGAGTGCAGcacagtgatagagcacttgcctagcatgcatgaggccctaggtttaatctccagtaccaaaacaaagaaagcaaaacaaattttaaaaacaatcaaaaaaagaaCCAAGAGTTTGGCTTTTAGGATATAACCTCCAAGCTCGTATGTGAGAAATAAGGTGTGAGTTGAGGAGCACTTACAAACAATTTGAGAAACTTGAGGATTCGCTTGTGTGTAAGGATGTACAGAGTGTTGCCTGATTCTGGGTCAATAACTGGCAGCCTGTGGATCTTATTTCGAATTAATGAAGAAACAGCATCAAACAGGCTGTGAAGAAGTAGAAGATAATGAATATTAAGTTCCAGAGTGCTAAAGCCAAGTTACATAGCTTCTTAAGAGTgtgattatggggctggagagaaggcacttgcttgcaaagtctacagacacttttttttttttttttttttgaggtaaggtttcactgcagctcaggctggcctgaaattcactatgtagtctcagtgatcctcctacttcgcctcccaagtgctgggattaaaggcatgagccaccacacccggccagacccatgttttattccccagtacccacataagccagatccatgcacaaggtggcacatgtgtctggagttcatttggagtggtcAGAGGTCctaaagcacccattctctccctccctcctcctcaatctacctctttctctctcaaataaataaaactttttttaaaaagtgtgattATACACAGGAAAAACTCATGGTTAGGGGAGGGAGGCAATGTTCAGCCAGATTGTGTGTGCACATCTGAATTACCACTAGGGAGACAGGTAGGATTGTGAACTCAAGGCCTTTCTCCAAATGTAGCTAAACTGGTAGAGTTGCTTGCTTAGTATTCGttaagccttgggttcaattcccagcaccacataaagttgggcatggtggaacatgcctgtaatcccagtactcaggtgggagaggcagaaggataagAAGTCAGGtcctccttggctacatagtgagttaaagATCATTCTGGGATatttgagaccctgcctcaaaattaaTATTAGTTGGGGGGGCGGGTGTTGGAAGGAGTATCTTTTCTCTGTTCTGCCCCTTTCCTAGATCTTTAGGTATTTAGGGTTTAGCTATGCTGATGGCAAGGCTACTGCCCTTTCTGGATAAACAGATAACTAACTCACCTGGCATTAGGAGAAATGCAGACAAGTGGCTTAAAGGAATCCTGCAGGTACACCTCTGAAGGGAAAAGGGTTGGTTCACAAAATATTGCCATGGAAAAGTGTTTCCCAGGAAGTCTTCCATCCCTTCACCCTTTATAATCCCTAATTCCCTGTGTACCTCTCCAAGTTTCTATCTTGTGTTCTTCCAGTTCATAGATTTGTACCTAGAAGCAGAAACAGCGGATTTAAGACTTTATCTCTCTTCTTCATTAGTCACTGTGTCTTGTTTGAAGGATAGTAAACAGGAACCCAAAGGCAGGGACTAACAGGAGGGAAAGCAAGGTTGACCTTACCAAAGCTGACTTATAGTAGCGGTGCAGGATATTGATGAAATCAGTGATAGTCAACATGCCTAGAAGCCAAGACAAAAGCCTTTAGAGCAGCTCAAAACTTCAATCCCTGACCAGTAAAAGATGCAAATAAAAGCAAGTTCTAGATACTTTTGCTCACCCACAAAACTTTGCTTCTTACTATCCCACAAAGGAGCAGCACGTACACCATTAGTCACCAGAGCAAAGAAAGCTTTCTTCACCTGTAGCCAAAAGAGTAACAGCTTGAAGGAAAATCCAGAGGAGGCAGGACTGTAACGAAGAAGAGGGGCCAGCAAGCCAGGGAAAATCTGGGACTAGCCCCATAGGACAAGGCTATTCCCCCTGGATGGGATCAATGAGAGTCGGTAAA
This window contains:
- the Prkag1 gene encoding 5'-AMP-activated protein kinase subunit gamma-1 isoform X1 gives rise to the protein METVTSDSPSALANEYLQETPESNNSVYTSFMKSHRCYDLIPTSSKLVVFDTSLQVKKAFFALVTNGVRAAPLWDSKKQSFVGMLTITDFINILHRYYKSALVQIYELEEHKIETWREVYLQDSFKPLVCISPNASLFDAVSSLIRNKIHRLPVIDPESGNTLYILTHKRILKFLKLFITEFPKPEFMSKSLEELQIGTYANIAMVRTTTPVYVALGIFVQHRVSALPVVDEKGRVVDIYSKFDVINLAAEKTYNNLDVSVTKALQHRSHYFEGVLKCYLHETLETIINRLVEAEVHRLVVVDENDVVKGIVSLSDILQALVLTGGEKP
- the Ddn gene encoding dendrin isoform X1: MLDGPLFSEGPGSPQELQDEESGSCLWVQKSKLLVIEVKTISCHYSRRAPSRQSMDVQAIHWAPRPQNRTCRPRQGSPEPPPRRPWASRVLQEATNWRPGPPAEVRAREQEKRKAASQERETKETERKKRKAGGVRRSPLGQPRPEPRNALRAAQSAGLPGPARVDRSGQVARASRPSAPPHGEPRAAWAGPWGGRRPGPPSYEAHLLLRGAASTAPRRRWDRPPPYVAPPSYEGPHRTLGTKRGPEPSQAPAPSTPVVTTTRTDGGGRPKKRLDPRIYRDVLGAWGLRQGRGLLGGAPGCGATGAKPEPSPGAAEKSLGLAAAAAAAAAPLHRGSEGRSQANPTGNPGTELAPAAGCATTVQSSPPRPAPRARHHLRGSREGKEGREQIWRSKGWISSPKKQPRHSQTLPRPWAPGGTGWREILGPRQGAESETPEVWKETRRAHTLPRTSRGPARGEGIFVIDATCVVIKSKYVPTDRTQQAQLLPSGEPCIVGDGPRPPKPCREGEGAVVSPSVPQTLPWSDGDSHPPGAGQEREVAGGKPGDARSLGLPVREGNVRDPPTQPGSPEPPASVPAARGCAGGVKGWEAAGGPRRAAGAWARTPGPYAGALREAVSRIRRHTAPDSDSDEAEELSVHSGSSGGSDTDAPGASWRSQGSLPGVGDARPGEGGKTADVLRVFSQAQEALFSARDARETP
- the Prkag1 gene encoding 5'-AMP-activated protein kinase subunit gamma-1 isoform X2, producing MKSHRCYDLIPTSSKLVVFDTSLQVKKAFFALVTNGVRAAPLWDSKKQSFVGMLTITDFINILHRYYKSALVQIYELEEHKIETWREVYLQDSFKPLVCISPNASLFDAVSSLIRNKIHRLPVIDPESGNTLYILTHKRILKFLKLFITEFPKPEFMSKSLEELQIGTYANIAMVRTTTPVYVALGIFVQHRVSALPVVDEKGRVVDIYSKFDVINLAAEKTYNNLDVSVTKALQHRSHYFEGVLKCYLHETLETIINRLVEAEVHRLVVVDENDVVKGIVSLSDILQALVLTGGEKP
- the Ddn gene encoding dendrin isoform X2, whose translation is MTVLRSHHQCSCRRAPSRQSMDVQAIHWAPRPQNRTCRPRQGSPEPPPRRPWASRVLQEATNWRPGPPAEVRAREQEKRKAASQERETKETERKKRKAGGVRRSPLGQPRPEPRNALRAAQSAGLPGPARVDRSGQVARASRPSAPPHGEPRAAWAGPWGGRRPGPPSYEAHLLLRGAASTAPRRRWDRPPPYVAPPSYEGPHRTLGTKRGPEPSQAPAPSTPVVTTTRTDGGGRPKKRLDPRIYRDVLGAWGLRQGRGLLGGAPGCGATGAKPEPSPGAAEKSLGLAAAAAAAAAPLHRGSEGRSQANPTGNPGTELAPAAGCATTVQSSPPRPAPRARHHLRGSREGKEGREQIWRSKGWISSPKKQPRHSQTLPRPWAPGGTGWREILGPRQGAESETPEVWKETRRAHTLPRTSRGPARGEGIFVIDATCVVIKSKYVPTDRTQQAQLLPSGEPCIVGDGPRPPKPCREGEGAVVSPSVPQTLPWSDGDSHPPGAGQEREVAGGKPGDARSLGLPVREGNVRDPPTQPGSPEPPASVPAARGCAGGVKGWEAAGGPRRAAGAWARTPGPYAGALREAVSRIRRHTAPDSDSDEAEELSVHSGSSGGSDTDAPGASWRSQGSLPGVGDARPGEGGKTADVLRVFSQAQEALFSARDARETP
- the Ddn gene encoding dendrin isoform X3; protein product: MDVQAIHWAPRPQNRTCRPRQGSPEPPPRRPWASRVLQEATNWRPGPPAEVRAREQEKRKAASQERETKETERKKRKAGGVRRSPLGQPRPEPRNALRAAQSAGLPGPARVDRSGQVARASRPSAPPHGEPRAAWAGPWGGRRPGPPSYEAHLLLRGAASTAPRRRWDRPPPYVAPPSYEGPHRTLGTKRGPEPSQAPAPSTPVVTTTRTDGGGRPKKRLDPRIYRDVLGAWGLRQGRGLLGGAPGCGATGAKPEPSPGAAEKSLGLAAAAAAAAAPLHRGSEGRSQANPTGNPGTELAPAAGCATTVQSSPPRPAPRARHHLRGSREGKEGREQIWRSKGWISSPKKQPRHSQTLPRPWAPGGTGWREILGPRQGAESETPEVWKETRRAHTLPRTSRGPARGEGIFVIDATCVVIKSKYVPTDRTQQAQLLPSGEPCIVGDGPRPPKPCREGEGAVVSPSVPQTLPWSDGDSHPPGAGQEREVAGGKPGDARSLGLPVREGNVRDPPTQPGSPEPPASVPAARGCAGGVKGWEAAGGPRRAAGAWARTPGPYAGALREAVSRIRRHTAPDSDSDEAEELSVHSGSSGGSDTDAPGASWRSQGSLPGVGDARPGEGGKTADVLRVFSQAQEALFSARDARETP